The following are from one region of the Bacteroidia bacterium genome:
- a CDS encoding DUF3108 domain-containing protein, with product MNNHKLQITKLLFLAGFIFSTLNLLAKPSEKTRPDSASRKVRQDAFVEGERLTYRVHYGWLNAGEASFEVHKKSILHNGRECYQLLGSGRSASSFDWFFRVRDYYTTYVDKQTLLPLYYIRKVEEGGYKFSDTVSFDFSTKTVKSTRKTTAIPINIQDVLSALYYARCLDFENALSGDVFKIPIFLDDEIYDLGVKVIGKEKLKLGNAVFNTIKLQPLLVEGRVFKESNTMEIWVSDDENKIPLKVKSPVIVGSVEADLKNYSNLRNPFTSKVK from the coding sequence ATGAATAATCATAAGTTGCAGATAACTAAGCTCTTGTTTTTGGCAGGGTTTATATTTTCAACCTTAAATCTTTTGGCCAAACCATCCGAAAAAACCCGCCCTGACTCCGCCTCCCGCAAAGTCAGGCAGGATGCTTTTGTAGAAGGAGAACGTCTTACTTATCGAGTTCATTATGGCTGGCTTAATGCCGGAGAAGCAAGTTTTGAAGTACACAAAAAAAGTATTCTGCATAACGGACGCGAATGTTACCAATTATTAGGAAGTGGCCGGTCTGCCTCTTCTTTTGACTGGTTCTTCCGTGTTCGTGATTACTATACAACTTATGTAGATAAGCAAACACTCCTCCCGCTTTACTATATCCGAAAAGTAGAAGAAGGCGGCTATAAATTTAGTGATACCGTATCTTTCGATTTCAGTACCAAAACAGTCAAAAGTACCCGAAAAACAACCGCTATTCCCATAAATATTCAGGATGTATTAAGTGCCTTATACTATGCACGTTGCTTAGATTTTGAAAACGCTTTATCTGGTGATGTTTTCAAAATCCCTATATTCTTAGATGACGAAATTTATGATTTAGGCGTAAAAGTTATCGGAAAAGAAAAACTTAAATTGGGAAATGCCGTATTTAACACCATTAAACTACAACCGCTCTTGGTTGAAGGCCGCGTTTTTAAAGAATCTAATACTATGGAAATATGGGTTTCCGATGATGAAAATAAAATCCCCCTAAAAGTAAAATCCCCTGTAATCGTGGGTTCAGTAGAAGCAGACCTAAAAAACTATTCTAACTTACGCAACCCGTTCACCTCAAAAGTTAAGTGA
- a CDS encoding thioredoxin family protein: MKRIILFYVALLMSVSVFAQKSKEPGIHFFQGSWSELLAEAKKAKKGFFVDFFAVWCGPCKMMSSTTFKDEDVGNFVSKNMLAYKLDAEKGEGPGLQNKYRVRAYPTVVFFDSEGNEIGREIGMLDKTGFLQVLEKYLPNMKPKGKSSSRLEDYQRLKEKVAPVIEDKIGMNPATKSAKLKAAEYGKFWNEVDFDALMAESQKQLPPNQLWILEATYYGNSRQYEKLTEIINPLFESEKLSADQLHWSVLFYMNSDQISPITMRWINQAIRMEPDPEKYDTKAFLLFQNQRYEDAAEAIKESLKLAKKESISRESSEILNALITAKL, encoded by the coding sequence ATGAAAAGAATCATTCTTTTTTACGTAGCATTATTAATGTCCGTAAGTGTTTTTGCCCAGAAAAGTAAAGAGCCGGGCATACATTTTTTTCAAGGCTCTTGGAGCGAATTACTTGCGGAAGCCAAAAAGGCCAAAAAAGGCTTTTTTGTAGATTTTTTTGCGGTTTGGTGCGGCCCTTGCAAAATGATGTCATCTACCACTTTCAAAGATGAAGATGTAGGCAACTTTGTGAGTAAGAATATGTTAGCCTATAAGTTAGATGCTGAGAAAGGTGAAGGCCCCGGACTTCAGAATAAATACAGAGTGAGAGCATACCCAACCGTAGTTTTCTTTGACTCAGAAGGGAACGAAATTGGGCGCGAAATTGGTATGCTGGATAAAACTGGTTTTTTACAGGTTTTGGAAAAATATCTCCCAAATATGAAACCCAAAGGAAAATCTTCTTCACGATTAGAAGATTATCAGCGACTAAAAGAAAAAGTAGCACCCGTTATTGAAGACAAAATCGGGATGAATCCGGCAACTAAGTCTGCCAAGCTAAAAGCCGCCGAGTATGGTAAGTTTTGGAATGAAGTAGATTTTGATGCCCTGATGGCAGAAAGCCAAAAACAGCTGCCTCCAAACCAACTATGGATATTAGAAGCAACTTATTACGGAAATTCGCGACAATATGAGAAGTTAACGGAAATCATTAACCCGCTTTTTGAAAGTGAAAAACTAAGCGCAGACCAATTACATTGGTCTGTGCTTTTTTACATGAATAGCGACCAGATTTCCCCAATAACAATGCGCTGGATTAACCAAGCCATCCGAATGGAACCAGACCCTGAAAAATATGACACCAAAGCCTTCTTGCTGTTTCAAAACCAACGCTACGAAGATGCCGCAGAAGCTATTAAAGAATCCCTAAAATTGGCCAAAAAAGAATCTATTTCCCGAGAAAGCTCCGAAATCCTAAATGCACTCATAACAGCTAAACTTTAA
- a CDS encoding DUF4197 domain-containing protein translates to MVFRSILLSSLLGLLLFSCNCKKDPDVPVGLSASEIKAGLRETIVIGSDSVISRLGHYQGFAAGSLTQIPFPQQDSALVSIMNQTEAGVAKMQELEYLMNRSAERSVKALFPIIKQATDNWDITDPQKILYGNPTDATRFFKMASYEMVYQNFHGIVAQELQSSLATLRWNELVETYLKVPNTPTIQTQLDNYVTNKILEIIFNRLAQEESYIRTIPKAQVTPLLQRIYRFA, encoded by the coding sequence ATGGTTTTTCGCTCCATACTGCTTAGCAGTTTATTAGGTTTATTATTGTTTAGCTGTAATTGCAAAAAAGATCCGGATGTTCCGGTGGGTTTATCGGCATCCGAAATAAAAGCTGGCTTACGCGAAACTATTGTCATTGGGTCAGATTCTGTCATCAGCCGTTTAGGGCACTATCAGGGATTTGCAGCCGGAAGTCTCACACAAATACCTTTTCCACAGCAAGATAGCGCATTGGTTTCTATTATGAACCAAACAGAGGCCGGAGTAGCTAAAATGCAGGAATTAGAATACTTAATGAACCGTTCTGCAGAACGTTCTGTAAAAGCATTATTCCCGATAATAAAGCAAGCTACTGATAATTGGGATATTACAGATCCACAAAAAATTTTATACGGAAACCCAACGGACGCAACACGGTTTTTTAAAATGGCTTCCTATGAAATGGTTTATCAAAACTTTCATGGAATTGTGGCACAGGAACTACAATCCAGCTTAGCTACATTGCGTTGGAACGAATTAGTAGAAACTTATCTTAAAGTCCCCAACACACCAACTATTCAAACACAGTTAGATAACTATGTTACTAACAAGATTTTAGAGATTATATTCAATCGTTTAGCACAAGAAGAAAGTTATATCAGAACTATTCCCAAAGCACAGGTAACTCCGTTATTGCAAAGAATATACAGATTTGCATAA
- the xseB gene encoding exodeoxyribonuclease VII small subunit has product MNNLDKNITYTEAFNELQTIVAEIEQGEISIDELSQKTKRAALLIRICKQKLRTTEEDVNNILKEIADETKEA; this is encoded by the coding sequence ATGAATAATTTAGATAAAAATATAACCTACACAGAAGCTTTTAATGAGCTGCAAACAATTGTAGCAGAGATTGAACAAGGGGAAATTTCGATAGATGAACTCTCTCAAAAGACAAAGCGAGCTGCTTTACTAATTCGCATTTGCAAGCAAAAACTGCGTACTACCGAAGAAGATGTGAATAATATCTTGAAAGAAATAGCTGACGAAACAAAGGAAGCGTAA
- the xseA gene encoding exodeoxyribonuclease VII large subunit, which produces MKFIMPEFIHEKKIFTLYEVTQSIQRTLTDRYSSSFWVKAEMNKLNFYRYTGHCYPELVEKQAGKVIAQLRAILWKEDYLRINNQFLDILQEPLKEGIKILFLAKITYDSVYGLSLRILDIDPTYTLGDLEAEKMRAIQKLQSIGIFSQNKRLQIPILPQRIAVISVETSKGYADFLNVLEHNSWGYAFSMTLFPAVLQGERAIADITSQILRIQKLKENFDIIAIVRGGGSDIGLSIFNHFNLAQVIALCPIPIFTGIGHSTNETVAEMVAFHNAITPTKLAEFLIQQFHNAAIPLQKITEKLALISKRKIQETYSVFYLHTQNFQNLTQNKLFQANTEISHIRKQLHKTCLFVLDKSNNHLKNVPPKILFFKNALFNLLRQNLQNLQNNTEKEIQQGLQKHGNELVVITKHFNFVFNTTIRAQRKQQNELFLRLNSAVRTLFKEKERSISEVEKLVIWSDPVQILKKGFSLTLKNGRIVSSISQLNPNDEIQTVLADGTLISVVREIQQLENE; this is translated from the coding sequence TTGAAGTTTATCATGCCGGAGTTTATCCATGAAAAAAAAATCTTTACGTTATATGAAGTAACACAAAGTATTCAGCGAACTCTCACTGACCGTTATAGCAGTTCTTTTTGGGTAAAAGCAGAAATGAATAAGCTAAACTTTTACCGTTATACAGGGCATTGCTACCCGGAATTAGTTGAAAAACAAGCAGGTAAGGTTATTGCGCAATTACGTGCAATTCTTTGGAAAGAAGATTATCTTCGGATAAACAATCAGTTTTTGGATATTTTGCAAGAACCTCTTAAAGAGGGAATTAAGATTTTATTTTTAGCAAAAATCACTTATGATTCTGTTTATGGGCTTTCGTTGCGGATTTTAGATATTGACCCGACTTACACTTTGGGGGATTTGGAGGCAGAAAAAATGCGCGCTATCCAAAAACTACAATCTATTGGTATTTTTTCCCAGAACAAGCGTTTGCAGATCCCTATATTACCTCAACGGATAGCGGTTATTTCGGTAGAAACAAGCAAAGGATACGCAGATTTTTTGAATGTTTTAGAGCATAATTCGTGGGGATACGCTTTTTCTATGACTCTATTTCCGGCGGTTTTACAAGGTGAACGTGCCATAGCAGATATTACAAGCCAGATTTTGCGGATTCAAAAACTGAAAGAAAATTTTGATATAATAGCTATTGTGCGCGGGGGCGGAAGCGATATTGGGCTTTCTATTTTTAATCATTTTAATTTAGCCCAAGTAATTGCGCTATGCCCAATACCAATTTTTACCGGCATCGGGCACTCTACGAATGAAACTGTTGCTGAAATGGTTGCCTTTCATAATGCCATTACGCCAACCAAATTGGCTGAATTTCTGATTCAGCAGTTTCACAATGCTGCTATCCCACTCCAAAAAATAACTGAAAAATTAGCCCTGATTTCAAAACGGAAAATACAGGAAACTTATTCTGTATTTTATCTACACACACAAAACTTCCAAAATTTAACCCAAAATAAGCTGTTTCAGGCAAATACCGAAATATCGCACATCCGCAAACAACTGCATAAAACTTGCTTATTTGTCTTAGATAAGTCTAATAATCATCTAAAAAACGTTCCCCCCAAAATTCTTTTTTTTAAAAATGCCTTGTTCAACTTATTGAGGCAAAATCTGCAAAATCTGCAAAATAATACCGAAAAAGAAATTCAGCAAGGGTTACAAAAGCATGGTAATGAATTAGTTGTTATTACAAAACACTTTAATTTTGTTTTTAATACTACTATTCGTGCGCAGAGGAAACAGCAAAATGAGCTTTTTTTGCGCTTAAATTCTGCTGTACGAACTTTATTTAAGGAAAAAGAACGTTCTATTTCAGAAGTAGAAAAGTTGGTTATTTGGTCAGATCCGGTTCAAATTTTAAAAAAGGGATTTTCTTTGACCCTTAAAAATGGCCGCATTGTGTCCAGTATTTCCCAACTTAACCCAAATGACGAGATTCAGACAGTGTTAGCAGACGGAACCTTAATAAGTGTTGTCAGAGAAATTCAACAACTTGAAAATGAATAA
- a CDS encoding deoxyhypusine synthase, with protein MIACTMNKADLLQHKVKHIDIKEYSQIVPLVDSFGDMAFQARNLSRAAQIFDKMQADSPCAVYLTLAGSLISAGLKQVILDLVNNNMVDGIVSTGANIVDQDFFEALGFFHYKGSQFVDDKELRELWIDRIYDTYIDEEELRICDETIGKICESLERRPYSSREFIEEMGRYLDTHEEYRDSRENSIVYRCYQKGVPIFVPAFSDCSAGFGLIHHQYHTKGPKVTIDSAADFLELTQTKLHARESGILMIGGGVPKNFVQDVVVATEILEQDCPMHKYAIQITVADERDGALSGSTLKEACSWGKVDVVHEQMVYAEATLAFPILAGYAYHKGNWKSRTEKRFNELFRKEPAV; from the coding sequence CTGATAGCTTGCACCATGAATAAAGCAGATTTATTACAACACAAAGTTAAACACATTGATATAAAGGAATATAGCCAAATTGTACCATTGGTAGATTCCTTTGGAGATATGGCATTCCAAGCAAGAAATCTAAGCCGTGCTGCCCAAATTTTTGATAAAATGCAGGCAGATTCTCCTTGTGCCGTTTATTTGACTTTGGCTGGTTCACTTATCAGTGCTGGATTAAAACAAGTAATTTTAGATCTCGTCAATAATAATATGGTTGATGGAATCGTATCTACGGGAGCAAACATTGTAGATCAAGATTTCTTTGAAGCACTTGGTTTTTTTCATTATAAAGGAAGTCAATTTGTTGATGATAAAGAACTTCGGGAACTTTGGATTGACCGTATTTATGACACTTATATTGATGAAGAAGAGCTACGTATTTGTGATGAAACGATAGGGAAGATATGCGAGTCTTTGGAGAGACGCCCATATTCCTCCCGTGAATTTATAGAAGAAATGGGACGTTATTTAGACACCCACGAAGAATATAGAGACTCACGAGAAAATTCAATCGTATATCGCTGCTACCAAAAAGGAGTGCCGATTTTTGTCCCCGCTTTTTCAGATTGTTCTGCCGGTTTCGGCTTAATCCATCATCAATATCATACAAAAGGCCCCAAAGTAACCATAGATTCTGCGGCAGACTTTTTAGAACTTACTCAGACTAAGCTACATGCACGTGAATCAGGTATTTTGATGATTGGTGGCGGAGTTCCTAAAAACTTTGTTCAGGATGTAGTAGTTGCAACCGAAATCTTAGAACAAGATTGCCCAATGCACAAATATGCTATTCAAATTACCGTTGCAGACGAGCGGGACGGCGCGCTCTCCGGCTCAACACTCAAAGAGGCTTGCTCTTGGGGAAAAGTAGATGTAGTGCATGAACAAATGGTGTATGCTGAAGCCACCTTAGCTTTCCCAATCCTTGCCGGATATGCTTACCACAAAGGAAATTGGAAAAGCAGAACTGAAAAACGTTTTAATGAGCTCTTTCGTAAAGAACCGGCCGTATAA
- a CDS encoding isoprenyl transferase: MSHLPLGIRADKVPRHIAIIMDGNGRWAKKLGNIRAFGHNAALTAVRDVIEGAIEAGVPYLTLFAFSTENWSRPKYEVNALMELLVSSLRKEHKTFHENQVRLRSIGNIADLPPKCQQELTEVMEQTASYNKLTLTLALSYGARQDITTSLKRIAQEVANGRYTPENITTELISSQLSTHFLPDPELLIRTSGEYRISNFLLWEIAYAEIYITPKLWPDFRRKDLFEAILDFQQRERRFGKTSEQLKP, from the coding sequence ATGAGTCATCTGCCGTTGGGAATCCGCGCTGACAAAGTGCCCAGACATATTGCTATTATCATGGATGGGAACGGTCGCTGGGCAAAAAAATTAGGAAATATCCGTGCTTTTGGGCATAACGCAGCCTTAACGGCTGTACGTGATGTTATAGAAGGTGCTATCGAAGCAGGAGTTCCATACCTTACGTTGTTTGCTTTTTCTACCGAAAATTGGAGCCGCCCCAAATATGAAGTGAATGCACTAATGGAACTCTTAGTATCAAGCCTCCGCAAAGAGCATAAAACCTTCCACGAAAACCAAGTGCGCCTGCGAAGCATCGGGAATATCGCAGATTTACCCCCAAAATGCCAGCAAGAACTTACAGAAGTTATGGAGCAAACAGCATCCTATAACAAATTAACACTAACGCTTGCGCTGAGCTATGGCGCACGGCAAGATATTACAACTTCCCTAAAGCGAATTGCCCAAGAAGTAGCTAACGGAAGATATACTCCCGAAAATATTACCACAGAATTGATTTCCAGCCAGTTATCAACACATTTTCTTCCAGATCCGGAACTTTTAATCCGAACCAGTGGCGAATATAGAATCAGTAATTTCTTACTTTGGGAAATAGCTTATGCTGAAATATACATTACTCCAAAACTCTGGCCAGATTTTCGCCGAAAAGACCTATTTGAAGCTATTTTGGACTTTCAGCAAAGAGAACGCCGTTTCGGAAAAACCAGTGAACAACTTAAACCCTGA
- the bamA gene encoding outer membrane protein assembly factor BamA: MIPSTTIIRANLSPLKKMNTIFNYFVLIFLAWALANTQLLAQNTEKTYTLTDISIEGNQYNDNQAIIQISGLTIGSKITIPGQEVAQAIEKLWKQQIFSDIQINIGKIEGDDLSLIIKLSERPRISRFSFSGITRSQADDLREKIKFIRGTILTEPKKRTATRTIKNFFQEKGYYNVAVKITEKPEAGSTNAANIEIAINKGPRVKVGHIEIDGNTDIDDGKLKKRFKNTKEKRFYRIWARSKFIKGNFNEDKAKIVAFYNSRGYRDAQLISDTVIQRNEKIVDIKINVLEGKQYYFRNITFIGNNKYNSDYLLSLLNIRRGDIYNQAQLDKKLSMDPNGTDISSLYLDDGYLFFRADPTEILVEGDSIDIEIKVYEGPQATINKVYVEGNTKTADYVIIRELRTLPGDKFSRSDLIRSQRELLALGYFNQEKMNVIPIPDPTKGLVDLKYVVEERPSDQLQFQGGWTGRIRDTLGNVLAGGFIGTIGLTFNNFSTKKMFQRGQWRPLPSGHGQRLSLSIQLNGVNFQNYGISFMEPWFGGKKPNSFGVSFNYSMQRSPTLAGYRMAIFGTSVDLGRRLKFPDDYFRSYTSINYQNFSLRNAGAFIGAGDGQYNLLSLRQTFDRTSIDAPIYPRSGSQISLSIEATPPWGLILQGKEKALGLTEFHKWKFDASWFLKLYKNMVINAKFRTGFIGLYDKSKGVSPFGQFIMGGAGWQGFGGLFGRELVGLRGYNTFYDPTSANIFNKFTLEIRQPLTLEQSATVWLLAFAEAGNAWNGFKNYNPTSLRRSAGFGIRVFLPIFGLLGVDYGFAFDESYGAPKQPFQFIIGQQF, from the coding sequence ATGATACCCTCAACAACAATTATCCGGGCGAATTTATCTCCTCTCAAAAAAATGAACACCATTTTTAACTATTTTGTATTAATATTTTTAGCCTGGGCTTTGGCAAATACCCAATTGCTTGCCCAAAATACAGAAAAAACATATACTTTAACCGATATATCTATTGAAGGCAATCAATACAATGATAATCAAGCTATTATACAAATTTCAGGGCTAACTATCGGTTCTAAAATTACCATTCCCGGCCAGGAAGTAGCTCAAGCTATTGAAAAACTCTGGAAGCAGCAAATCTTTTCAGATATACAAATTAATATTGGAAAAATAGAGGGTGATGATTTATCTTTGATTATTAAGTTATCAGAACGGCCACGTATTTCTCGGTTTAGTTTTTCCGGTATCACGCGCAGCCAAGCAGATGATCTTCGGGAAAAAATTAAATTTATACGCGGAACGATTCTCACAGAACCCAAAAAAAGAACCGCCACCAGAACTATCAAAAACTTTTTCCAAGAAAAAGGGTACTACAATGTAGCTGTTAAAATAACTGAAAAGCCAGAAGCAGGCTCTACTAATGCTGCTAATATTGAAATCGCTATTAATAAAGGCCCAAGAGTTAAAGTAGGGCATATAGAAATTGACGGAAATACCGATATAGATGATGGAAAGTTAAAAAAACGGTTTAAAAATACCAAAGAAAAACGCTTTTATCGCATCTGGGCACGTTCAAAATTTATCAAAGGAAATTTTAATGAAGATAAAGCTAAAATAGTAGCGTTCTATAATTCAAGAGGTTACAGAGATGCACAACTCATTTCAGATACCGTAATTCAACGAAATGAAAAAATAGTAGATATAAAAATCAACGTCTTAGAAGGAAAACAATATTATTTCCGAAACATAACTTTTATCGGAAATAATAAGTATAATTCAGATTATTTGCTGTCTCTACTGAATATTAGGCGGGGAGATATTTACAATCAAGCGCAGCTTGATAAAAAATTATCTATGGACCCGAATGGTACAGACATTAGTTCGTTGTATTTAGATGACGGATATTTGTTTTTCCGTGCAGACCCTACCGAGATACTGGTAGAAGGTGATTCCATTGATATTGAAATTAAGGTTTACGAAGGCCCACAGGCTACAATTAACAAAGTTTATGTAGAGGGTAATACCAAAACGGCTGATTATGTGATAATCAGGGAGTTAAGAACATTACCGGGGGATAAATTCAGCCGTTCAGACCTTATTCGTAGCCAGCGAGAATTGTTAGCATTAGGTTATTTTAACCAAGAAAAAATGAACGTTATTCCAATTCCCGACCCAACCAAGGGACTTGTTGATTTGAAATACGTTGTGGAAGAGCGTCCTTCAGACCAATTGCAATTTCAAGGTGGCTGGACGGGGAGAATCAGGGATACCTTAGGAAATGTTTTAGCAGGAGGTTTTATTGGGACTATCGGGCTTACGTTCAATAATTTTTCTACGAAAAAGATGTTTCAGCGTGGCCAATGGCGGCCATTGCCCTCCGGGCACGGCCAACGGCTTAGTTTGAGTATTCAGCTAAACGGCGTGAATTTCCAGAATTATGGCATTTCATTTATGGAGCCTTGGTTCGGCGGTAAGAAGCCAAACTCTTTTGGGGTATCCTTTAACTATTCTATGCAGCGATCGCCAACATTAGCCGGTTATAGAATGGCTATATTTGGAACCAGCGTTGATTTAGGAAGACGGCTGAAATTTCCAGATGATTATTTTCGCTCCTATACTTCAATTAACTACCAGAATTTTAGTTTACGAAATGCCGGTGCCTTTATTGGAGCTGGAGACGGACAGTACAATTTACTCTCTTTACGCCAAACTTTTGACCGTACAAGCATAGATGCACCCATTTATCCCAGAAGTGGTTCACAAATTTCCTTATCAATAGAAGCTACACCTCCCTGGGGGCTGATATTACAAGGTAAAGAAAAAGCTTTAGGGCTAACCGAATTTCATAAGTGGAAGTTTGACGCTTCTTGGTTCTTAAAACTGTATAAAAATATGGTCATTAATGCTAAGTTTCGGACGGGCTTTATTGGCTTATATGACAAGAGCAAGGGTGTTTCTCCTTTTGGTCAGTTTATTATGGGGGGTGCAGGTTGGCAGGGTTTTGGCGGTCTTTTTGGGCGTGAACTCGTTGGGTTGCGTGGCTATAATACCTTTTATGACCCAACTTCTGCTAATATATTCAACAAATTTACCCTTGAAATTCGCCAGCCATTGACATTAGAGCAATCTGCCACAGTATGGTTATTAGCTTTTGCAGAAGCCGGAAACGCATGGAATGGTTTTAAAAACTACAATCCAACGAGTTTACGTAGATCGGCAGGTTTCGGAATTCGTGTATTCCTACCCATATTTGGCTTACTCGGTGTAGATTACGGCTTCGCTTTTGATGAATCTTATGGTGCTCCGAAACAACCCTTCCAGTTCATTATCGGCCAACAGTTCTAA
- a CDS encoding BatA and WFA domain-containing protein has product MLFFNSVAFWGLLALAIPIIVHFFNFWKPKSVLFSNVALVREVQTRIIRRTTLQRYLLLLFRLLAIAAVVVAFANPVIVNQQDTAALNQSRSIVVIVDDSYSMTASDAGGNLLQQAKYLATELVKSYPAGDEFQVQVLSHLRFQNTFTTQNEAIKQIQDINNQESGISHLSILTRLADLFAASRNPVRQVYFFSDFQRSTILGDTTKTALIIPNDISVSYVTLGKTKNPNVYISDIQLNKRILEVGKPIDLDITLNNDSDQEIQNLTLHLEVAGKAAAVSSESIQANEQKKAVLSFTPAQAGWISAKLTLDDSPIEFDNTRYASFWVPERGNILFVAGGDENARYLRYVYEHLLPQFSIKFISEKELPTKSLEQVQGIVLAGVTELSAGVQERLVSFTENGGGLLIFPPMKQEPTGINQLLATVHGGKFITNVHYGSPQAIKTPDLQHPVFEGIFQKTTAKSVFDSPTISHLWQYEPGKEGIQGTILQTNLSAIVLQEIKYQNGQVFVFTTFPDLIYNDFPLKSVFAPIIHRLSMLMTQTAHPQLSYVLGEAAPHKLQLKREDIVKIKNEAGSEWIPQQFFQNQTLNLRFDELQLVPGNYQLWLKDSLLEKISFNSSDRESKLANVTSNELTTFLRDVGISGVRVMGGSPDQIREYVSQQQEGTPLWKYFIWIAAGCLLLETITARWQTIQAWTLSIRPKLKT; this is encoded by the coding sequence ATGTTGTTTTTTAACTCCGTAGCTTTTTGGGGACTATTAGCCTTAGCAATTCCAATAATTGTCCACTTTTTTAATTTTTGGAAGCCTAAGTCTGTTCTATTTAGTAATGTAGCACTTGTTCGGGAGGTTCAGACCAGAATCATCCGCAGAACAACATTGCAGCGTTATCTTCTATTGCTTTTTCGCTTATTAGCTATTGCGGCAGTTGTGGTCGCATTTGCCAACCCCGTTATTGTTAATCAACAAGATACTGCTGCCTTAAATCAAAGTCGGTCTATTGTGGTTATTGTGGATGATTCCTATAGCATGACGGCTTCCGATGCAGGCGGAAATTTACTGCAACAAGCTAAATATTTAGCTACAGAGTTGGTTAAGTCATACCCTGCCGGAGATGAATTTCAGGTTCAGGTACTATCTCATTTGCGTTTTCAAAATACTTTTACTACTCAGAATGAGGCAATTAAGCAAATTCAGGATATTAACAACCAAGAATCCGGCATCAGTCATCTAAGTATTTTAACTCGTTTAGCGGATCTCTTTGCTGCATCACGGAATCCGGTTCGGCAAGTGTATTTTTTTTCTGACTTTCAGCGCTCTACCATTCTGGGTGATACAACCAAAACAGCACTAATAATTCCAAACGATATTTCCGTTAGCTATGTTACATTAGGCAAAACGAAGAACCCAAATGTTTATATTTCTGATATTCAACTAAATAAAAGAATTTTAGAAGTAGGGAAGCCGATAGATTTGGATATTACCTTAAATAATGACTCTGACCAAGAAATTCAGAACTTAACGTTACACTTAGAGGTGGCAGGAAAGGCGGCTGCGGTTTCGTCTGAGTCTATTCAGGCAAATGAGCAGAAAAAAGCCGTTTTGTCATTTACACCGGCACAAGCCGGCTGGATTTCGGCAAAATTAACCTTAGACGATAGCCCGATAGAGTTTGACAATACCCGTTATGCCTCTTTTTGGGTGCCGGAACGGGGTAATATTTTGTTTGTTGCCGGTGGCGACGAAAATGCCCGCTACCTGCGCTATGTGTATGAACATTTACTGCCACAATTTTCAATTAAATTTATTTCAGAAAAAGAACTGCCTACAAAGAGTTTGGAGCAAGTGCAGGGAATCGTTTTAGCCGGTGTAACCGAACTTTCTGCCGGTGTGCAGGAACGCTTAGTTTCTTTTACGGAAAACGGTGGCGGATTGCTGATTTTCCCACCGATGAAGCAAGAACCCACCGGAATAAACCAACTGTTAGCGACTGTTCATGGCGGAAAATTTATCACCAATGTCCACTACGGATCACCTCAAGCTATCAAAACTCCTGATTTACAACATCCTGTGTTTGAGGGAATCTTTCAAAAAACAACTGCTAAATCTGTTTTTGATAGCCCCACAATTTCACATCTTTGGCAATATGAACCCGGCAAAGAAGGCATACAAGGCACTATCTTGCAAACCAACCTATCAGCGATTGTGCTACAAGAAATCAAATATCAGAATGGTCAGGTTTTTGTCTTTACTACTTTTCCGGACTTGATTTACAATGACTTTCCGCTTAAAAGCGTTTTTGCACCCATAATTCATCGGCTTTCGATGCTAATGACCCAGACGGCACACCCACAACTGAGCTATGTGTTGGGGGAAGCTGCACCTCATAAACTACAACTCAAAAGAGAAGATATTGTTAAAATTAAAAATGAGGCCGGTTCTGAATGGATTCCACAACAATTTTTCCAAAATCAGACACTTAACTTACGCTTTGATGAATTACAACTTGTTCCGGGAAATTACCAATTGTGGTTAAAAGACAGTTTGTTAGAAAAAATATCATTTAACAGCAGCGACCGTGAATCAAAGTTAGCCAACGTAACTTCTAATGAATTAACTACTTTTTTACGGGATGTCGGTATTTCTGGGGTTCGAGTTATGGGTGGTTCACCTGACCAAATCCGTGAATACGTAAGCCAGCAACAAGAAGGAACACCCCTCTGGAAATATTTTATATGGATAGCCGCAGGATGCTTGCTCTTAGAAACCATTACAGCCCGCTGGCAAACCATTCAAGCATGGACACTTTCTATAAGGCCAAAATTAAAGACGTAG